A region of the Ranitomeya variabilis isolate aRanVar5 chromosome 5, aRanVar5.hap1, whole genome shotgun sequence genome:
GGGCCATGGGGGGAAGGTTATAGCACCAGTCTGTGGCAGGCAGCCCTTACAGCTAGGGCCATGGGGGGAAGGTTATAGCACCAGTCTGTGGCAGGCAGCCCTTACAGCTAGGGCCATGGGGGGGGGAGGTTATAGCACCAGTCTGTGGCAGGCAGCCCTTACAGCTAGGGCCATGGGGGGAGGTTATAGCACCAGTCTGTGGCAGGCAGCCCTTACAGGTAGGGCCATGGGGGGAAGGTTATAGCACCAGTCTGTGGCAGGCAGCCCTTACAGCTAGGGCCATGGGGGGGGAGGTTATAGCACCAGTCTGTGGCAGGCAGCCCTTACAGCTAGGGCCATGGGGGGGGAGGTTATAGCACCAGTCTGTGGCAGGCAGCCCTTACAGCTAGGGCCATGGGGGGAGGTTATAGCACCAGTCTGTGGCAGGCAGCCCCTACAGCTAGGGCCATGGGGGGGGGAGGTTATAGCACCAGTCTGTGGCAGGCAGCCCTTACAGTTAGGGCTATGGGGGGTGGAGGTTATAGCACCAGTCTGTGGCAGGCAGCCCTTACAGCTAGGGCCATGGGGGGGAGGTTATAGCACCAGTCTGTGGCAGGCAGCCCTTACAGCTAGGGCCATGGGGGGAGGTTATAGCACCAGTCTGTGGCAGGCAGCCCTTACAGCTAGGGCCATGGGGGGGGGAGGTTATAGCACCAGTCTGTGGCAGGCAGCCCTTACAGCTAGGGCCATGGGGGGGTGGTTATAGCACCAGTCTGTGGCAGGCAGCCCTTACAGCTAGGGCCATGGGGGGGGGAGGTTATAGCACCAGTCTGTGGCAGGCAGCCCTTACAGCTAGGGCCATGGGGGGGGGAGGTTATAGCACCAGTCTGTGGCAGGCAGCCCTTACAGCTAGGGCCATGGGGGGGAGGTTATAGCACCAGTCTGTGGCAGGCAGCCCTTACAGCTAGGGCCATGGGGGGGGGGAGGTTATAGCACCAGTCTGTGGCAGGCAGCCCTTACAGTTAGGGCCATGGGCGGGGAGGTTATAGCACCAGTCTGTGGCAGGCAGCCCTTACAGCCAGGGccatgggggggggggaggttatagCACCAGTCTGTGGCAGGCAGCCCTTACAGCTAGGGCCATGGGGGGAGGTTATAGCACCAGTCTGTGGCAGGCAGCCCTTACAGCTAGGGCCATGGGGGGGGAGGTTATAGCACCAGTCTGTGGCAGGCAGCCCTTACAGCTAGGGCCATGGGGGGGGAGGTTATAGCACCAGTCTGTGGCAGGCAGCCCTTACAGCCAGGGCCATGGGGGGAGGTTATAGCACCAGTCTGTGGCAGGCAGCCCTTACAGCTAGGGCCATGGGGGGGGAGGTTATAGCACCAGTCTGTGGCAGGCAGCCCTTACAGCTAGGGCCATGGGGGGAGGTTATAGCACCAGTCTGTGGCAGGCAGCCCTTACAGCTATGGCCATGGGCGGGGAGGTTATAGCACCAGTCTGTGGCAGGCAGCCCTTACAGCTAGGGCCATGGGGGGGAGGTTATAGCACCAGTATAAGTAGCCGGAGGTATGACTTCCCTAAATTGTGGCATTGTGGCGCTGCTCTAGGTCACCTGCAATATGACACCAGCTGCAATAAAGGGAAGGAGACAAAGCAGGGGCATGAGGCTGGAGGTGCTGTGCTGGGGGcgcctgtgctgggggtgggcttcCTCTGACAAGTGCACAGGCGAAGTACGGTGCACACGAGGAGGGGCGCTGGATGCGGTGCCAGGCGCTGGGTCCCGCGCAGGGCATCACTATGCggctctgacactgggcactatggGCAGGAACCAGGGCGGCTGGCGGCGGCAGGTGGTCCGAGCCCGGCTGAAGGCTCCCGCAGCGGCCGTCTCCTCCCAGCCCCTGCCGCTCTGGATGAGGCTGTATTTCTACGGCATGCACGGCCTGACCCTGGACGTGCTGAGCTCCTGCATCCGGCGCTTCCCTCAGCGCCAGGACTACCAGCTGCTGGGCTTCTCCTCCCCATACCGCTGCCTGCTGCATGCCCTCGCCCACCTGGCCCTGGAGAAGATCTACCTGCAGAGGAAGAGCTTCCCGGACAATGCCCTGGCATTCCACCTCGTCTTCTACCCGTCGGTGTTCGTGGGCCTGCAGATCCTGCTCCGGAGAACGCTGCTGCAGTGCTGCCCCCAGGAGCGGGCACTGAGTGCGGCAGAGCTGGGGCTGCAGTACGCCCTGGCACTCTACTACTCCCAAGTGTTCCTCCGGAGCTTCCTGAGGCTGCAGTACCAGGGCTGGGGCGGCCCCCCGGGAGGAGACTGCTGCCCTGCTGCCCCCCGGCTGCCCCTCAGCCTGCGCTTCCTCTTCTTTGGGATGCATGGCTTCATGGACGAAGTCTTCTTCACGTCCGCCTTCAGCCTGCTGGAGAAGCCGGGCTGCCCTGTGAGCGGCCACACGTCCCTGTGGTCCTTCTTCATGTACGGCAGCTGCAGCCTGGTCGTGGAGAAGCTCTTCTTCTACCTGTGCTATGGCCGAGGCTGGGGGGCATGGAGAAGGCTCCCGGTCTACATCCTCTTCGTCTACACCTGGGAGTTCTCCTGGGGGTTAGGGCTCCGCACCTGGAATGCTTGTTCCTGGGACTATTCTCATTACCCTCTGAACTTCATGGGCCTGGTGACCCTGATGTACTTACCAGGGTGGATATTTCTCAGCTTCTACCAGGACCTGCTGTCCAAGGTGCTGCTTAGGATACGCTATGTATAACACTGGAGACTTCTGCACTGAGGAACATCTACTATTGCTCCTGTTTACAAAACTACTTTTATTGACTTTCTAGGAGAGATAGAAGGATATTGAAATATTCATAGAGGAGATTAAACCTACTCAAGAAccttttcatttttttccacagtAGGGGTTGAATTAACCAACAGTGCAAGGAGCGGTTTTTAATTCTTAACTGTTGTAAGTAGAAGACCATGATACCTCCTATCAGATAGGCCAATACAGTTTACAATTTACAAGCTTTGTGATCTACCAATTCATATTTTCTTACTATAAATCATGCAAACTACTTTATACAGAATAATGGAAAGGTTTGAATTAAAAGTGGACCAATTCTAAACGTTGTTTTATTCCGCTGCATTCAGGTAGAATGGGGGTTGTAGCTTCTAAATGGGTATTACGGTTTTAGCATTCATTATGGATTGAAAAGTTTTaccattttctaatatacttttggtATTAaatccttaaaaggaacctgtcagatcCAATAACACTGTTAACCTGTAGACATagggttagtctgcaggttaatgACGTTATGGAGGTGTCTGGCCACAGTGTGGAAAAAATTAACCTTATTTTTcctgggagccgccggctttcagtcatgccgGTGTCTCCAGAGCaattacagtcactgctcacagcactGACTGATAGCCGGCTCTACACCAATGCACTTCTGAGCAGGTTAATGGCATTATTGGAAATTACATCTTCCCTTTAAACTTTTTAAAATTTCTTCTTGCTGTTATTCAACCTTTAGgtcataggctatgtgcacacgttgcggattttagttcgggtcccttcctGCGctaaaatatttgtttttataattagtccctcatacctgtagtttgtcaggggggcatgtcttctccccctgacacaaacgcctcccagccaccaCTCAATGCTCCATGCGCCGCCTTCACTTCACTCCAGTGTGCCGCactgtttactatgcggtggactccgggaaaatggctacggggcggcgcatgcacagatggagcatccgtggccattttcctggagacatcgCGTAGAGGCAGGCGCGGATGGAGATCTCGGCTTTCCTCTATCTACGCCTGCGCCAAGTTAGAAGCCGGTCGCTGGAAGAATGGCTTCCACCGTCGCAGGGCTACCGATTGCTGccgtaccaccaccaccgcaaCAGCGCCCATATCCGAGCCCGCAGCATTGACCCCTCGGTAAGAACAGTGTTCagtttataagacacacccccatttttcccctaattttggggatcataaaagtgcgacttataatctgaaaaatacggtatttgatccttctggcaaacaagacttaatacttggtgtctaaacccttgttggcaagcacagcagtcagacgtttattGTAGTTGATGATAAGGctcgcacacatgtcaggaggaatgttggttcactcctctttgcagatcatctctaaatcattaagattttgaggctgtcacttggtaactcggagcttcaactccctccataggttttttatgggattaaggtctggagactggctaggcccagagcaattagcaaaattaggattatttagtatagaaaaaagacgactgaggggcgatctaataaccatgtataagtatataaggggacaatacaaatatctctccgaggatctgtttataccaaggcttttccaccaacatagaagaggattctttactgttagggcagtgagaatctggaattccttgcccgaggaggtgatggtgaactcagccaAGGGGTTCAATAGAGGCCTGGATGTCTGCcttgagcgtaacaatattgtatcatacagttattaggttctttagaaggacaaagatctggggatttattctgacagaatataggctgaactggatggacaaatgtcttgttttttcggccttgctaactatgttactatgacctttaatgtgcttcattttgagccactcctttgttgccttggctgtatgttttgggtcattgtcttgctggaagacccaaccatgacccatttttaatgtcctggtggagcgaAGGAGGTTGTCAATCAGGATttaacggtacatggctccatccattctcccattgatgcggtgaagtaggctactttcacactagcgtcgggaacaacccgtcgctgtgcgtcgggccgacgttcccgacgctagcgtggtctccgccgcacaacgggggcagcggatgcatttttcccacgcatccgctgccccattgtgaggtgcggggaagtgcggggaggtgggggcggagttccggccgcgcatgcgcggtcggaaaaagcggaccgtcgggagcaaaaaacattacatgtaacgtttttttctcccgacggtccgctaccacacgccaaagcgtcgcaaaacggacgcaccgtttggcaatgcgtcgctaatgttagtctatgacgaaaaaacgtatccagcaagaacttttgctggatgcgtagtttcggcaaaacgacgcatttgcgacgtattgcagttaacgctagtgtgaaagtagccgtagtcatgtgcccttagcagagaaacacccccaatacagcaccatggaatcaatggtgctatattaataataataataaaaacattatgttccacttccatgcttgacagtgcTCTATGGATCATAGGcatcatttctcttcctccaaacatggcgaattgagttaatgccaaagacctcaatttttgtctcatctgaccatagcaccttctcccaatcactcacagaatcatccaggtgttcattggtaaacttcagatgagcctgcacatgtgactttttgagcagggggaccttgcgggcactgcaggattataaacctttacggcgtaacatgttaccaatggttttcttggtgactgtggtcccagctgccttgagatcataatTCTGCTCTtccagcaattaggggctctgcatatggagtctgcaaactgtgctAGGAACATCTGCTttccagaaggcaaatagcgctccattcctcccgagtctcttcgtatggctaagcagtactgttatacGGGAGGCATCCTGGAGCGccaaattttctataatagtttgcagactccatattcaGAGCCCCTAAGTGCAATAAGAGTTTAATCCTCCCtcaagtcaccccatttttggaaattataccccttcgggaatttatatacaggtgccgtgatgattttgactccatgggagttttccagaaacaagcagcacggGATGTTGTGGActgaaaactgccattgtagtgaccagtacgttgtagtaccAGTACATTGTACCCagctcatgcacctgtaaattaggcactacagaaatgccaaatatgtggacgctatatgtgattTAAGCAAACTGTGGCTTAGAAGGGAGGTGggcatttgggagtgcagaatgtgTTGAATTTGATTTGGTGGTGAggcccatttcacttttccagagcctatgTGCTATCagcaacatggaagccccctatatttccattaaacagatgacggacctgagtgggggctagctttttttgtggattgaattgaagcttttattgggaacattttccaGAATTTGGATCACATTTACCCTAGGcttagcacttacatcagggtttcccttTAAATCTTAAAGTGatttaattcagatgaaaccctcgggGGAGGCACTCACTAGAATGAGGTAGCAGAATTACTCTGGAATCCGTCTGGCCTCTGCTCAGTGGAGTCCTTTTTTTCCCAAGAGGTGCAGAAAACTGTCGCAGACGGCGCTTTTATGAAATCCTATTAAAAAggcagacaccgccggatcacaagtcagacggcgtccacagtgcctccatctgcctaacTCTAGGGTACCTTCCActaggggttccatctgaatcaggatttcagagatttacaaggaaaccccagtgtaagcactcagcgtagagcataggataaatgtgagccgagccgaactgatctttgggatgcagaatgaacaaatcaacagcaggtgaataattggtttcatttatttgtTTACGCTGTTCATAGTGCAGAATaaatgattaggtgactttattcttcgagtcagtgcgattacagcgacaccAGATTTGTATAGGGCTTTTATGTTTGGATGCTGTCaaccactaaaagacgcttttgttTTCCAAAACAAGTTTTTTGGAGCGCCATATTTTAAGaagtataatttttccatattttatcaGACAGTcatatgacggcttgtttttttgcgagacaagttgaggttttcattggtaccattttcaggcttaTGACATTTTTtgctcactttctattctgattttcggGAGGCATAATAAAGAAAAACCAACAATGCAGAAATTGTTTTTTGggctttttttatgccattccacttattaattttaccataaggcagctttattctttgggtcagtatgattacagcgataccacatctatttttttgtgttttggtgctttacaaaataaaaacttatagaaaaaaatatttttgcatcactttagtcTGAAagctatacatttttatttttcagctgcgGGGCAAGATGACCGCTTtagcaatacaattttttttttttaatatattttcgtCTTTTTCGtggtttattccactttttgttcggcgatatgataaaaaaaaaaaagaggcaaaaaaggaTGCTCTATTTACGGTGTTCaataaaggggttaattagtggaacagttttatgggtcgggtcgttccggaagcggcgatactaaaggtgttacttttattgttttttttcataatatttatttatgggtgtacaatatatatatttttattattattttgtgatccattttttttaaactttttttttttttttttactttgtcccgcaaTGGGACTTTTACTTGCTGCAATCTGATAgcagttataaggtatagcaatgcaggagcattgctataccttatagcctgtcagccctgcagacaagttagttaggctacgttcacatttgcggtcagcgccgcagcgtcgggcgccgcatgcgtcatgcgcccctatacttaacatgggggcgcatggacatgcgttgtgctgcgttttgcgccgcatggccgcaagcgttggacgcaagaaacgcttcaagttgcattttttttgcgtccaacttgcgggcaaaaacgacgcatgcggcgcaaaacgcagcgttttagcgtgcgttttgccgcgtttttgtttgcgttgtgcgctgcggcgccgacgctgcggcgcacaacgcaaatgtgaacgtagcctaagatcatgcactgcacatgatctaacTTCCTAGTGCCTGGTAACCTGGATGTCattatgacgacatcgggtcaccaaccATGGCAACGATAGGGACCCCGCAATGATGTCGCTGGGTCTCTGATCCAAGGGAAGAGAGGCTTTCCTCCCTCTGCCTGCTCTCTAAATGCTGCAATCTCACCGATCGCAGCACTTAGGGAGTTAAGGTGCCGGGAGCAGTGCAGGCACCCCTCTTGTGCGCTGAGATCTGGGCGTAAGAATGAACTGACACCCGCCAGCGATTACCGGCACATAGCGCCTCTCTGAACAGGCAATGGCCATGACATACATGTACTGCattggtcgggaaggggttaatattggatAAACCTGCAAATTTCAGCCAAGCTAAGCGTACCTGTGCATGGCAGGTATTCAGGTTTTGGATTTCTTGGACAGCAAGAAGTATTATTGCAATACTTATTCAGCTAAAAGGATCAACCATGTTGGGAAATAGCCATTAACACTAGTCCTTGTATTTTTGCAGATACACCCACGATTACTATTAGTCCTATATTTATGGCAGAAATTGTGCGCgtgcacaaaaaaataataatttaaaactaTAAATATTTATTAGGTATATCTATAATGTGTTCTAAAAATATtacaagcgctgttccccggcgctgaaGACGGCTTATCAGTCTTCCCTGCTGAGAATATTTCACgatgatctgctgtgaagacacagagattgaactgcggtgacctcatcactggctttttccccacggtgctgaggtccccgcagttcagccctgctgggaatTTAATCCCACTGATAGGCGGTAACCACGATCaggtcaccgccggtcactgacgctgcgctcgcagcagctcatgcaccagtggttctcagcctggacagtcgcatcttggcacagtccaggttgaaatctatttatcccccagacatggattacagtgtgggacataaCGGCGGAGAGGTgaaggatattgttttttttattttagttttattacagaagacgagggcttcggtggaattaggcgttaggcgagtataactgttatttttaaataaaaatggaaaactgtgcttTGTTTTAATTTCTAAtacaagactttattctggctgtgtctttatttaccttgTAACTaaaggattattaatggataggtgtcttatagaagcttctccattactaacccatgggcttgatgtcacctgacaatacaaaaggtgatatcaacccctcttgccaccactacagggcaagtgggtagagccaggcaaagagccagaattgatcAGCCACTATGATGTACGGATAAAGCTCGCTGACGGAATAACACCAGGAGGGCCATGTCAGAAGATGATAAGTTATTTTATTAATGGAGCATAATTTTTTTAATAACTGTAAATTGCAAAAACATTTTCACATTttccacttaaaggggttgtgccaccaTAAAGCATACATTTAATTAAGAGTAACTGAGAAGCTGCATTATAAATGTGCTCCACTGATGCTGGGAGTGTATACCAATACTCGAGGATTAGACCAAGCTTAAAGAATCTTCTTGAACTTTTAAAATGTAAACCTGCAAATTGTTAAATTTTATCCTCTCAGTGCGTCCGCtttcatctcacaggcagccaATGTTGTAATAgtattgcaatacagcagagctgagagctgcagcaaatacagctctgaaaatgttgcagtggtctcttaatttttgccagtttgtctgatttttatcttcataggtatatttttgagtaaaatgtaaattgttcttttattctaagaacttctgacaacatgtctccgaagttccaagcaatacatttgtatttattttctgaaaatgagaaatggtcaaaatagcaaaaaaaaaaaaaaaaaaaaatgtactgcaTGTAGgccttcataatcatttagaaacaacaatactaattttaacttcggaagagttcagaaatcaataatttgtggaataaccataatttttaatcccaactttcatgcatcttggcatgctttccaccagtctttcacactacttttgggtgaccttatgccacttctggtacaaaaatttaagcagtttttctatgtttgatggcttgtgactatccatgttCTTGTTGATTACCttccagatgttttcaatggggtttaggtctggagattccgctggccatgacagggatttgaagtgatggtccttcatccacaccttgattgacctagccgtGTGGTATGgcgtattgtcctgctggaaaaaacagtcctcagagttgaggaacattgcctgagcagaaggaatcaactgtttttgcaggataaccttgtatgcggcttgattcatattgtctttcgcaaagattaacctgcccaattccagccttgctaaagcatccccaggtcatcactgatcctccaccaaatttaacagtgggtgcaagacactgttgcttgcacgcctctccaggtctcggtctaaccattagatgaccaggtgttaggcaaagctgaaaattagactcatcagagaagattaccttactccagtcctctatggtccaatccttatggtctttggcaaacttcaacctggctctcctttgcttctcattgatgaaagactTTTTtccagctttacatgacttgagtcatgcctctaggagcctgttacaaacttt
Encoded here:
- the TMEM229A gene encoding transmembrane protein 229A, producing the protein MTPAAIKGRRQSRGMRLEVLCWGRLCWGWASSDKCTGEVRCTRGGALDAVPGAGSRAGHHYAALTLGTMGRNQGGWRRQVVRARLKAPAAAVSSQPLPLWMRLYFYGMHGLTLDVLSSCIRRFPQRQDYQLLGFSSPYRCLLHALAHLALEKIYLQRKSFPDNALAFHLVFYPSVFVGLQILLRRTLLQCCPQERALSAAELGLQYALALYYSQVFLRSFLRLQYQGWGGPPGGDCCPAAPRLPLSLRFLFFGMHGFMDEVFFTSAFSLLEKPGCPVSGHTSLWSFFMYGSCSLVVEKLFFYLCYGRGWGAWRRLPVYILFVYTWEFSWGLGLRTWNACSWDYSHYPLNFMGLVTLMYLPGWIFLSFYQDLLSKVLLRIRYV